A part of Paenibacillus donghaensis genomic DNA contains:
- a CDS encoding ABC transporter ATP-binding protein, protein MKVFNFCKLYIFKHRLLLIVYVTLVIVTSLSSLVLPLFSGKLVDTLIIGGSLEELFYYCFILFSLSLISVVVGYLVNKLLIKIQTNASFELNVMVIEHVKSLPISFIENSDVAYLNQRINNDSNEIITFSISIIGSIIVNSSIFLVTFLVLIKSNVKIAIVFLFLIIIYTLLYKILKNPLYTKTMEYKESQSHFFSSYNEQLKNVRFIKTHSYNGYFYEKLKHAFDQFLPKVYSYQKISYIFSSFDNIMSTFAQISIFIVGGIEVVKGNLTIGFFTILINYFNMLISSTRFFFNLSKNYQEILVSYMRLQEILSIPIIEDGEKVMEQIDSIEFRDVTFAYKQNTIFEKSSFVFEKGKIYCLAGENGSGKSTLLSLILGLYINEHGGSILFNNEDIKNLNMSSIRLNKIGVTEQNPILLYDTVAKNILLDNMNHENMELLISQFYLNDFIERLPNGINSNMNENTTNLSGGEKQKISIVRQMLKNPDVMIFDEPTASLDALSRKTFIDHITEIKKNKIIIIVSHDSAIKDTCDEIINLDRNLYTDFSHS, encoded by the coding sequence ATGAAAGTTTTCAATTTTTGTAAGCTATATATATTCAAGCATCGTTTATTGTTAATTGTTTATGTAACTCTTGTTATTGTTACAAGTCTATCATCACTTGTGTTACCACTGTTTAGTGGAAAACTTGTTGACACTCTTATAATCGGCGGTTCATTGGAAGAGTTATTTTACTATTGTTTTATACTATTTTCATTATCATTAATAAGTGTAGTAGTAGGTTATTTAGTTAATAAATTATTGATAAAAATTCAAACTAATGCATCATTCGAGTTAAATGTTATGGTTATCGAACATGTGAAATCATTACCAATTTCATTTATTGAGAATAGTGATGTAGCTTACCTAAATCAAAGAATAAATAATGATTCTAATGAAATTATAACTTTTAGTATTAGTATAATTGGCTCCATCATAGTGAATTCGAGTATATTTCTAGTTACTTTTTTAGTCTTGATAAAATCGAATGTTAAAATTGCTATTGTTTTCTTATTTCTCATAATAATATATACATTATTATACAAAATTTTAAAAAATCCATTATACACTAAAACAATGGAATATAAAGAATCTCAAAGTCACTTCTTTTCAAGCTACAATGAACAATTGAAGAATGTCCGTTTTATAAAAACCCATTCATATAATGGTTATTTTTACGAGAAATTGAAACATGCTTTCGACCAATTCCTTCCTAAAGTATATTCTTATCAGAAAATATCGTATATATTTTCAAGTTTCGATAACATTATGTCAACATTTGCTCAAATATCGATATTCATAGTTGGCGGAATAGAAGTTGTGAAAGGCAATCTTACTATTGGCTTTTTTACAATACTAATAAATTATTTCAATATGCTCATAAGTTCAACAAGATTCTTTTTCAATTTAAGCAAAAATTATCAGGAAATATTAGTATCTTACATGAGGCTTCAAGAAATTTTATCTATACCGATTATTGAAGACGGTGAAAAAGTTATGGAACAAATTGATTCAATTGAATTTAGGGATGTTACATTTGCCTATAAACAAAATACTATTTTTGAAAAAAGTTCATTTGTATTTGAAAAAGGAAAAATATATTGTTTAGCAGGAGAGAATGGTTCGGGGAAAAGTACATTGTTAAGTTTAATTTTAGGTCTTTACATAAATGAACATGGCGGTTCTATTTTATTCAATAATGAAGATATTAAGAATCTTAATATGAGTTCAATTAGACTTAATAAGATTGGTGTCACAGAACAAAATCCCATACTTTTATATGATACTGTGGCAAAAAATATATTATTAGATAATATGAATCATGAAAATATGGAGCTTTTAATAAGTCAATTTTATTTGAATGATTTTATAGAAAGGCTCCCTAATGGAATTAATAGCAATATGAATGAAAATACGACCAACTTGTCTGGTGGTGAAAAGCAAAAAATATCGATTGTCAGGCAAATGTTAAAGAATCCGGATGTAATGATATTTGACGAACCCACAGCATCTCTTGATGCTCTTAGTAGAAAAACTTTTATTGATCACATTACTGAAATCAAAAAAAATAAAATTATTATAATTGTATCACATGATAGTGCCATAAAAGATACATGTGATGAGATTATTAACTTAGATAGAAATCTCTACACGGACTTTTCTCACTCTTAG